A genomic stretch from Helianthus annuus cultivar XRQ/B chromosome 1, HanXRQr2.0-SUNRISE, whole genome shotgun sequence includes:
- the LOC110944044 gene encoding peroxidase 27 has product MATYKNSFGYFVLPVMVLAFLTLQAEGQGLKVGFYEKSCPHAEKIVTTVINEVMAVAPSLSGPLLRMHFHDCYIRGCDGSVLLDSPTNQSEKFAPPNLSLRGFNIVDRVKLALENACPGVVSCADIVALVARDVTVATKGPFWEVETGRRDGNVSLISDPINPATGLPPFFASINLLKQSFALRGLNTKDLVVLSGGHTIGMSHCSSFDSRLYNFTGIGDTDPSMDPNYIARLKLKCKQGDQTTLAELDPGSSLLQK; this is encoded by the exons ATGGCCACTTACAAAAACTCATTTGGATATTTTGTGCTTCCAGTTATGGTTCTAGCATTCTTAACTCTCCAAGCAGAAGGCCAAGGCTTAAAAGTTGGGTTCTATGAGAAATCATGCCCACATGCTGAAAAGATCGTAACTACGGTCATCAATGAAGTTATGGCAGTCGCCCCGTCACTTTCTGGCCCATTGTTGAGAATGCATTTCCACGACTGCTACATTCGG GGTTGTGATGGTTCAGTTTTATTGGACTCTCCAACAAATCAATCCGAGAAATTTGCACCCCCGAATCTCAGCCTGAGAGGGTTTAATATCGTTGATAGAGTGAAGTTGGCGTTAGAAAATGCCTGTCCAGGTGTAGTTTCTTGTGCTGACATCGTAGCCCTTGTTGCCAGAGACGTTACTGTGGCG ACCAAGGGACCATTTTGGGAGGTCGAAACTGGCCGAAGAGACGGAAATGTGTCTTTAATCAGTGATCCCATAAATCCAGCAACAGGATTACCGCCATTTTTTGCAAGTATTAATCTTTTGAAACAATCATTTGCACTGAGGGGACTAAACACAAAAGATCTTGTGGTTCTCTCTG GAGGGCATACCATAGGGATGTCTCATTGCTCGTCATTCGATAGCCGTCTCTACAACTTCACTGGGATAGGCGATACTGACCCCTCAATGGACCCAAACTACATTGCAAGATTAAAGTTGAAATGCAAACAAGGAGACCAAACCACTTTAGCTGAGTTAGACCCTGGGAGCTCACTACTACAGAAATAG